Below is a genomic region from Streptomyces ferrugineus.
CGATCGCCGAGAACATCTTCATGGGCCGCCAGCCGCGCCGCGCCCTCGGCCGGATCGACCACAGGTCCACCCACGAGGCGACCCTGGCCCTGATGCAGCGCCTCGGCGTCGAACTCGACCCCGACCGCCCCGCGCGCGGCCTGTCCATCGCCGACCAGCAGATCGTCGAGATCGCCAAGGCACTCTCCTTCGACGCCCGCGTCCTGATCATGGACGAGCCGACCGCCGCCCTCACCGGCAGCGAGGTCGCCCGCCTCTTCGGCGTGGTGCGCACCCTGCGCGAACAGGGCGCCGCCGTCCTGTTCATCTCCCACCGGCTGGAGGAGATCTTCCAGATCTGCCGGCGGGTCACCACCCTGCGCGACGGCGCCTGGATCGCCAGCGAGCCGCTGGACGGCATGACCGAGGACGACCTCGTCCGCCGCATGGTCGGCCGCGACCTCGACGAGCTGTACCCCAAGCAGGACGTGAAGCCCGGCGCGGTCGCCCTCAGCGTGCGCCGGCTGACCCGCGAGGGCGTCTTCACCGACGTCTCCTTCGACGTACGGCACGGTGAGATTGTCGGCCTCGCCGGGCTCGTCGGCGCGGGACGTACGGAAGTCGCACGAGCCGTGTTCGGCATCGACCGCTGGGACGCCGGCGAGGTCTCCGTCGAGGGCAAGGCCCTGGTCAACGGCGCCCCGTCCACCGCCATGGCCTCCGGACTCGCCCTCGTCCCCGAGGACCGGCGCGCCCAGGGCCTGGTGATGGACATGTCCATCGAGCGCAACATCGGCCTGACCGGACTTCGTACGACGGTCAGGGCCGGCTTCATGGACCGCGGCGCCGAACGCAGCCGCTCCCTCGACTGGGCCGTCAAGCTCCAGGTGAAGTACGCCCGGATCGCGGACACCGTGAACACCCTGTCCGGCGGCAACCAGCAGAAGGTCGTCCTCGCCAAGTGGCTCGCCACCGGCCCCAAGGTGCTGATCGTCGACGAGCCCACCCGCGGCATCGACGTCGGCACCAAGGCCGAGGTGCACCGGCTGCTCAGCGAACTGGCCGCCGACGGGGTGGCCGTCCTGATGATCTCCTCCGACCTGCCCGAGATCCTCGGCATGGCCGACCGCGTGCTCGTGATGCACGAGGGCCGCCTGACCGCCGAGATCCCGCGCTCCGAAGCCACCGAGGAAACCGTGATGGCCGCAGCCACCGGGAGGGCCGCCGCATGACGGTGACCACTCCCCGAGAGGCCCCCGTGACCGACGTACCCAAGTCCAGCGGCACCCGCCTGGTCGACCGCGTGTTCAAGATGCGCGAACTCGCCATCCTGGTCGTCTTCGCGGCGATGATCGTCGTCACACAGATCGGCAACAGCGAGTTCCTCACCGAGCAGGGCATCAAGGACCTGCTGCTGAACGCGACGATCCTCGTCCTCGTCGCCACCGGCCAGTCCCTGGTGGTGATCACCAGGAACGTCGACCTGTCGGTCGGCTCCACACTCGGCATCAGCGCCTTCGCCGCCGGTACGTACCTGCAGGGCGGCGGCAACTCGGTCGTCGCCGTGTTCCTGGCGGTCCTGATGGGCATCGCCTTCGGTCTGCTGAACGGTCTGCTCGTCAGCCTCGGCCAGGTGCCCGCGCTGGTGGTCACGCTCGGCACGCTCTACATCATCCGCGGCATCGACTCCATCTGGGTCGGCTCCCGCCAGATCACCGCCTCCGACCTCCCGGACGGCTTCGTCGACTTCGGCTCCGGCGGCATCTCCGCGGTGCCGTGGCTGGCGCTGATCGCCCTCGCGGTGCTGGTGGCGACCGCGTACTACCTCAAGCACTTCGGCAGCGGCCGCGAACTGTACGCCCTCGGCTCCAACCCGGAGGCGGCCCGCCTGGCCGGCATCCCGGTGCGCAAGCGGATCCTCGCCGCGTACACCTTCTGCGGGGCGCTCGCCGGACTCGCCGGCGCGATGTACCTGGCCCGGTTCGGCAACGTCGACTCCGGCACCGGCAACGGCTATGAACTCACCGTCGTCAGCGCGGTCGTGGTCGGTGGCGTCGTCTTCACCGGCGGCTCCGGCAGCGTCTACGGCGCGGCGCTCGGCGCGCTGCTGCTGACCTCCATCAACAGCGTGCTGCCCGCCCTCGGCGTCAGCTCCGTCTGGGTGCTCGCCATCAACGGCATCCTGCTCCTCCTCGCCATCGCCGTCGACCGGATCGTCGCGCTGCGCGTGGCCTCCGCCCTGAAGAAGAGGAACGCCCGCCATGGCTGACTTCCCGCTCTCGCGCGCCGTTCGCTGGGACACGGTCGTCGGCGCCCTCCTCATCGTCGTACTGCTGCTGTCGTTCGGGTTCGTCGACGGGTTCGGCAACGCGCTGAACCTGTCGTTCCTGATCGGCAACACCCTCCCGATCGCCCTGATCGCGCTGCCGATGACCCTGCTCGTCGTCTCGGGCGAGATCGATCTGTCGGTCGCCTCCACCGCCGGGCTCTCGGGCGCGGTGATGGGCGCGCTGTGGAACCAGGGCATGACGATCGAGACGATCATCCCGATCTGTCTGCTGCTCGGTGTGGTCTGCGGGCTGGTCAACGGCCTGCTGGTCACCCGGCTCGGACTGCCCTCCCTCGCCGTCACCATCGGCACGCTCGCCGCCTACCGGGGCATCGCGCAGATCGTGCTCGGCTCGGACGCGGTGACCGACTTCCCGACCCAGTACCTGGACTTCGCGGCCGGACGCATCGGCGACACCTTCATCCCGTACGCCTTCCTGCCCTTCCTGGTCCTCCTCGCCATCGCCGTGGTCGCGCTGCACGCCATGCCGTTCGGACGGTCGCTGTTCGCGATCGGCGCGAGCGAGGAGGCGGCGCGGTTCGCCGGGATCCGGGTCAAGCGGCAGAAGCTGATCCTGTTCACGCTCACGGGCCTGATGGCCTCGCTGACCGGGATCTTCTGGGCGCTGCACTACGCGAGCGCCCGCTATGACAACGCCACCGGCCTCGAACTCTCCGTCGTGGCCGCCGTACTGCTCGGCGGCATCGACTTCGACGGCGGCAAGGGAACGCTCGGCGGCGCGATCGCGGGAGTCTTCCTGCTCGGTGCGCTCCAGAACGTCATGAGCCTCCAGGACGTCTCCGCCCAGTCGCAGATCGTCGTCACCGGCGTTCTGCTCGTCCTCTCCGTGCTCGGCCCCCGGGTCGCACGCCAGATCGCCGTAGCGAGGGCGGGCCGCAGAGCCGCGTAAACGCTCCGCTGGAAAGCCGTTGCAAGTCTGCCGGCCGCCTGTGGCTGGTCGCGCAGTTCCCCGCGCCCCTTGGGGCATCCACTCACCTCCGTCAAAAGGACCCGTCATGCGCAAGTCATCCCTCCGCCGTACCTCGGCCGGCCTCGCCGCCGTCACCTCCCTCGCCCTGGCGCTGACCGCCTGCGGCGGCACCACCAAGGAGGACGTCAAGAACGAGGGCGCCTCCGCCGCCACCGCCGGCAAGGCCGACCCGAACGCCGAGCTGAAGAAGGGCCTGACCGTCGGCTTCCTGCCCAAGCAGGTCAACAACCCCTACTTCACCTCCGCCGACAAGGGCGGCGAGGCGGCCCTGAAGGAGCTGGGCTCCAGCTACAAGGAGGTCGGTCCGTCCAGCGCCACCGACACCGCCGGCCAGGTCTCCTACGTCAACACGCTCACCCAGCAGCAGGTCGACGCGATGGCCGTGTCCGCGCAGGACCCGGGCGCCCTGTGCACCGCGCTCAAGCAGGCCATGAAGAACGGCATCAAGGTCGTCACCTACGACTCCGACACCACCGCCGACTGCCGCAACGCCTTCGTCTCGCAGGCCTCCGCCGAGGACCTCGGCCGCACCGAGGTGCAGCTGCTCGCCGAGCAGATCGACTACAAGGGCGAGATCGCGATCCTGTCCGCCGCGCAGACCGCGACGAACCAGAACATCTGGATCGACTTCATGAAGGAGGAGCTGAAGGACCCCAAGTACAAGGACATCAAGCTGGTCAAGGTCGCCTACGGTGACGACGACGCCCAGAAGTCCTTCCAGCAGACCCAGGGCCTGCTCCAGGAGTACCCGAACCTGAAGGGGATCATCTCCCCGACCACCGTCGGCATCAAGGCCGCCGCCCAGTACCTGTCGGGCTCCAAGTACAAGGGCAAGGTCAAGCTGACCGGCCTCGGCACCCCCAACGACATGCGCAAGTACGTCAAGAACGGCACCGTCGAGGCGTTCGAGCTGTGGGACCCGGCCAAGCTCGGCGACCTGGCCGCCCGCGCCGCCGTCGCCCTGGTCTCCGGCCAGATCACCGGCAAGGAGGGTGAGACCTTCAAGGCCGGCGACACCACGTACACCATCGGCAAGGACGGCGTGATCAGCCTCGGCAAGCCGACCGTCTTCGACGCCAAGAACATCGACCAGTACAACTTCTGAGTCTGGAGCGGTACTTCATGCAGCGCGTCTGTTTTCTGCTCAAGGTCCGCAAGGACAAGCTCGCCGAGTACCGCGAACGCCATGCCGCCGTGTGGCCGGAGATGCTCGAAGCGCTCTCGGCCACCGGCTGGCACAACTACTCGCTCTTCCTGCGCGACGACGGCCTCCTCGTCGGCTACCTGGAGACCGAGGACTTCGAGGCCGCCAAAGCCGGTATGGAGGCCACCGAGGTCAACGCCCGTTGGCAGGCCGAGATGGGCGAGTTCTTCGAAGCCCTCGACGGCGCCCGCCCCGACGAGGCGATGAAACCGCTCACCGAAGTGTTCCACCTCGCCTGACCCCCGCTGTATCCCCCTTCCCCTCCTCTGCCTTCCTCGCCGACAATGGAGTCCCCCGAGATGAAGAGACGCACGCTGCTGGGTGCCGCACTCGCCGGAGCCGTCATGACCCCCGCCCTCACCTCCGGCATCGCCCGCGCCGCGGACCCGGGCCCGTCCCTCACCCTGACCGGCACCACCACACTCGACACCCAGGCCATCTTCTTCGTGTCGTACGACGGCCTGGTCAACAACAACGCCTTCCAGAAGAACGGCCTGCTGACCTACAAGGGCTACCAGTACGCCGTCTGGTACACCGCCGACCGCAACGCCGTCGTCGGCCGGCGCAAGTTCGGGTCCAGCACCTGGTCCACGGTCAAGGTCGGCCACACGCTCCGCTACAACGACTCCCACAACGTCATCTCCATGGGCCTTTCCAAGGTCGACGGCCGCCTCCACCTCAACATGGACTCGCACAGCGACGGCTTCACCTACGTCAAGTCGGTCGCCGGCCTCATGGACAACCCGGACGGCCTGAGCTGGACCGCGAGCCGCTTCGGCGCCCCCCAGTCCACCCTGGACGGCCTCGCGCTCACCTCGCAGTTCACCTACCCGCAGTTCATCTCCACCCCCGAGGGCAGGCTCCAGCTCAGCTACCGGGTCGCCGTCTCCGGCAACGGCCGCAACGCCCTGGCCGAGTACGACGGTTCGAAGTGGACCAACCTCGGCGAGTGGAGCAGCTCCACCGGGACGTACAGCAGCGAGCACGGCTCCTCGACCGCCCGCAACATGTACCTGCACGGCATCGACTACGACCGCAACGGCCGGCTGCACTCCTTCTTCACCTGGCGCGAGCAGAACGGCGCCGTGATGTGCTCGTCCGGCGGCATCACCAACCACGACACCGGCTACGTCTACTCCGACGACCGCGGCCGCACCTGGCGCAACAACGCGGGCACCGTCGTCGGCACCACCGGCGGCTCCGACAAGGTCGCCGTCACCGACGGCGGCCTGGTCGTCGACCCGCTCAACCCCGACCACTCCCTGATGAACCAGGAGAGCCAGTTCACCGACTCCGCCGGCCTGCCGCACGCGATCATCAGCTACGTCCCCGGCCGCTTCGGCCAGTGCACCACCAACTACGTCGCCGACCGCACCGCCAACGGCCGCGCCTTCCACGTCCGCAAGAACTCCTCGGGTGCGTGGCAGAAGACGGAGATCCCGGTTCCGCTCAACTCCAGCCAGCGCACCAAGCTGATCCTGGACAAGTACGACAACGCGTACGCGATCTTCCCGTTCTGCCGGATCGCCGGCGCCTCCAAGGCCTCCGGATACACCGACTGGTCGGTCCTGTACGACGGCGTCACGGCCGGGCTGAACGCGTTCGGCGAGGTCGTGATCGACGAGACACGTGTCGGACAGGACAACTTCCTGTCGATCATGTACCAGGAGAAGTCCAGCGGTACGACGCCCTCGGCGCTGCGCAACCTCAACTTCCGCCTGCCTGCCTGATCGCAGCCGTTGTGGGCGGCTTGACGGTAATGTGAAGGCCCTTCCCGCCGCCCGTGTCTTTTCTGTCTCACTGGAGGTCCCTGCCCGATGACCCAGTCGGTGGGTATCAAGGACGTCGCCCGCGCCGCCGGAGTCTCCGTCGGCACGGTCTCGAACGTCATCAACCGTCCGGACACGGTCGCGACCGAGACCCGGGCGCGGGTGCAGTCCGCGATAGACCGGCTGGGCTATGTCCGCAGCGAGTCCGCGCGCCAGCTGCGCGCGGGCCGCAGCAGGATCATGGGCCTGCTCGTCCTCGACATGGGCAACCCCTTCTTCGTCGACGTGGCGCGCGGCGCCGAACGCACCGCGCGCGACGCCGGACTCGGCGTGATGGTCTGCAACAGCGCACAGAGCGCGAGCGAAGAGGCCGAGTACCTGTCGCTCTTCGCCGAGCAGCGGGTGCGCGGCGTGCTGCTCACCCCGGCCGACGCCACCGGCCGCAACATCGAGGCGTTCCGGCGCCACAACATCCCCTTCGTCCTCGTCGACCGCGTAGCCGAGGGCACCACCGAGTGCTCGGTCTCCGTGGACGACGTCGCGGGCGGCGCGCTGGCCGTGCGCCACCTCGTCGACGCCGGGCACCGCTCCATCGCCTACGTCAGCGGCCCGCCCGGCCTCAACCAGGTCCGCGACCGCCGCACTGGCGCCCTGAACGCGCTTCAGGAGGCCGGCCTCGGCCCCGAGCACCTGCGCGAGCTGCCCACCGAGCGGCTCGACGTCGCCGCGGGCCGGGACGCCGGCGCCCGTCTCCTCGGCCTCGGGGGCGACCGCCCGACCGCCGTCTTCTGCGCCAACGACCTGCTCGCCCTGGGCGTGCTGCAGGCCATGTACGCCGCGGGCGTCGGCGTCCCCGACGACCTCGCGATCGTCGGCTACGATGACATCGAGTTCGCCGCCGCCGCGGCCGTCCCCCTGACCTCCGTACGGCAGCCCGCCGTCACCATGGGCACCCTCGCGGCGGAGATGCTGCTGGAGGAGACGGAGGCCGAGACCGGTGCCAAGCGGCACCAGCACCGGCGTGTCGTCCTGCAGCCGGAGTTGGTCGTCCGGCGCTCCAGCCTGTCGGCCCGCTGATCCACCGTTCAGTACGATTTCATGATCCCGGGGCTCGGTCGGCGGACGAACATGTGCTGAACTGGGACGCGGCCCGCAAACCATCCGCCCCGGGAGCACTGTTGACCGTCAGCTACCGCCAGCCCGGCGTCGTCCTCACCGACCGCCACTTCACCGTGCCCCTCGACCACGACGCCCCGACGGGCGAGACGATCGAGCTCTACGCCCGGGAGGTCGTCGCCAGCGACAAGGCGCACCAGGAACTGCCGTGGCTGGTCTACCTGCAGGGCGGCCCCGGCTTCGGCGCGAACCGCTTCGTCGGCAAGGGCGCCTGGCTCGGCCGCGCACTGAAGGAGTACCGGGTCCTGCTGCTCGACCAGCGCGGCACCGGCCACTCCACGCCCGCCAACCGCCAGACGCTGCCGCTGCGCGGCGGCCCCGCGGCCCAGGCCGACTACCTCACGCACTTCCGGGCCGACTCGATCGTCCGCGACTGCGAGGCGATCCGCCGCGAGGTGACCGGCGGCGCCCCCTGGACCGTGCTCGGCCAGAGCTTCGGCGGCTTCTGCACGGTCAGCTATCTCTCCCTCGCGCCCGAGGGCCTGACCGCCGCGATCATCACCGGCGGCCTGCCCTCGCTGGACGCGCACGCCGACGACGTCTACCGGGCGGCCTACCCGCGCATCGAGCGCAAGGTCGCCGCGCACTACGCCCGTTACCCGCAGGACGTCGAGCGCGCCCGCCGTATCGCCGACCACCTCCACACCGACGACGTCGTCCTGCCCAACGGCTACCGCCTCACCGCCGAGGCCTTCCAGTCCCTCGGCATCCTCCTCGGCGGCAGCGAGGGCAGCCACCGCCTGCACTACCTCCTGGAGGACGCCTTCGTCCGCACCCCGCAGGGCCCCGCCCTCTCGGACGCCTTCCGGGAAGAGGCCCAGGGCCTGCTGTCCTACGCGAGCCACCCCCTGTACGCCCTCGTCCACGAGGCGATCTACGGCCAGGACACCCGTCCCACCGCCTGGTCAGCCGAGCGCGTGCGCGCCGAGTTCCCGCAGTTCGACGTGGCCAAGACCCTCGCCGGCGACGGGCCGTTGCTGTTCACCGGGGAGTCGATCCACCCCTGGATGTTCGACAGCGACCCGG
It encodes:
- a CDS encoding sugar ABC transporter ATP-binding protein; the encoded protein is MTHPSTTGPAPVLALRDVSKSFGAVRALRDVSLELFPGEVHALAGENGAGKSTLIKTLAGVHRPDAGQVLLDGAPVVFHGPGDARDAGIAVIYQEPTLFPDLSIAENIFMGRQPRRALGRIDHRSTHEATLALMQRLGVELDPDRPARGLSIADQQIVEIAKALSFDARVLIMDEPTAALTGSEVARLFGVVRTLREQGAAVLFISHRLEEIFQICRRVTTLRDGAWIASEPLDGMTEDDLVRRMVGRDLDELYPKQDVKPGAVALSVRRLTREGVFTDVSFDVRHGEIVGLAGLVGAGRTEVARAVFGIDRWDAGEVSVEGKALVNGAPSTAMASGLALVPEDRRAQGLVMDMSIERNIGLTGLRTTVRAGFMDRGAERSRSLDWAVKLQVKYARIADTVNTLSGGNQQKVVLAKWLATGPKVLIVDEPTRGIDVGTKAEVHRLLSELAADGVAVLMISSDLPEILGMADRVLVMHEGRLTAEIPRSEATEETVMAAATGRAAA
- a CDS encoding ABC transporter permease, with amino-acid sequence MTVTTPREAPVTDVPKSSGTRLVDRVFKMRELAILVVFAAMIVVTQIGNSEFLTEQGIKDLLLNATILVLVATGQSLVVITRNVDLSVGSTLGISAFAAGTYLQGGGNSVVAVFLAVLMGIAFGLLNGLLVSLGQVPALVVTLGTLYIIRGIDSIWVGSRQITASDLPDGFVDFGSGGISAVPWLALIALAVLVATAYYLKHFGSGRELYALGSNPEAARLAGIPVRKRILAAYTFCGALAGLAGAMYLARFGNVDSGTGNGYELTVVSAVVVGGVVFTGGSGSVYGAALGALLLTSINSVLPALGVSSVWVLAINGILLLLAIAVDRIVALRVASALKKRNARHG
- a CDS encoding ABC transporter permease — its product is MADFPLSRAVRWDTVVGALLIVVLLLSFGFVDGFGNALNLSFLIGNTLPIALIALPMTLLVVSGEIDLSVASTAGLSGAVMGALWNQGMTIETIIPICLLLGVVCGLVNGLLVTRLGLPSLAVTIGTLAAYRGIAQIVLGSDAVTDFPTQYLDFAAGRIGDTFIPYAFLPFLVLLAIAVVALHAMPFGRSLFAIGASEEAARFAGIRVKRQKLILFTLTGLMASLTGIFWALHYASARYDNATGLELSVVAAVLLGGIDFDGGKGTLGGAIAGVFLLGALQNVMSLQDVSAQSQIVVTGVLLVLSVLGPRVARQIAVARAGRRAA
- the rhaS gene encoding rhamnose ABC transporter substrate-binding protein, yielding MRKSSLRRTSAGLAAVTSLALALTACGGTTKEDVKNEGASAATAGKADPNAELKKGLTVGFLPKQVNNPYFTSADKGGEAALKELGSSYKEVGPSSATDTAGQVSYVNTLTQQQVDAMAVSAQDPGALCTALKQAMKNGIKVVTYDSDTTADCRNAFVSQASAEDLGRTEVQLLAEQIDYKGEIAILSAAQTATNQNIWIDFMKEELKDPKYKDIKLVKVAYGDDDAQKSFQQTQGLLQEYPNLKGIISPTTVGIKAAAQYLSGSKYKGKVKLTGLGTPNDMRKYVKNGTVEAFELWDPAKLGDLAARAAVALVSGQITGKEGETFKAGDTTYTIGKDGVISLGKPTVFDAKNIDQYNF
- a CDS encoding L-rhamnose mutarotase, with product MQRVCFLLKVRKDKLAEYRERHAAVWPEMLEALSATGWHNYSLFLRDDGLLVGYLETEDFEAAKAGMEATEVNARWQAEMGEFFEALDGARPDEAMKPLTEVFHLA
- a CDS encoding BNR repeat-containing protein, with the translated sequence MKRRTLLGAALAGAVMTPALTSGIARAADPGPSLTLTGTTTLDTQAIFFVSYDGLVNNNAFQKNGLLTYKGYQYAVWYTADRNAVVGRRKFGSSTWSTVKVGHTLRYNDSHNVISMGLSKVDGRLHLNMDSHSDGFTYVKSVAGLMDNPDGLSWTASRFGAPQSTLDGLALTSQFTYPQFISTPEGRLQLSYRVAVSGNGRNALAEYDGSKWTNLGEWSSSTGTYSSEHGSSTARNMYLHGIDYDRNGRLHSFFTWREQNGAVMCSSGGITNHDTGYVYSDDRGRTWRNNAGTVVGTTGGSDKVAVTDGGLVVDPLNPDHSLMNQESQFTDSAGLPHAIISYVPGRFGQCTTNYVADRTANGRAFHVRKNSSGAWQKTEIPVPLNSSQRTKLILDKYDNAYAIFPFCRIAGASKASGYTDWSVLYDGVTAGLNAFGEVVIDETRVGQDNFLSIMYQEKSSGTTPSALRNLNFRLPA
- a CDS encoding LacI family DNA-binding transcriptional regulator, with the translated sequence MTQSVGIKDVARAAGVSVGTVSNVINRPDTVATETRARVQSAIDRLGYVRSESARQLRAGRSRIMGLLVLDMGNPFFVDVARGAERTARDAGLGVMVCNSAQSASEEAEYLSLFAEQRVRGVLLTPADATGRNIEAFRRHNIPFVLVDRVAEGTTECSVSVDDVAGGALAVRHLVDAGHRSIAYVSGPPGLNQVRDRRTGALNALQEAGLGPEHLRELPTERLDVAAGRDAGARLLGLGGDRPTAVFCANDLLALGVLQAMYAAGVGVPDDLAIVGYDDIEFAAAAAVPLTSVRQPAVTMGTLAAEMLLEETEAETGAKRHQHRRVVLQPELVVRRSSLSAR
- a CDS encoding alpha/beta fold hydrolase codes for the protein MTVSYRQPGVVLTDRHFTVPLDHDAPTGETIELYAREVVASDKAHQELPWLVYLQGGPGFGANRFVGKGAWLGRALKEYRVLLLDQRGTGHSTPANRQTLPLRGGPAAQADYLTHFRADSIVRDCEAIRREVTGGAPWTVLGQSFGGFCTVSYLSLAPEGLTAAIITGGLPSLDAHADDVYRAAYPRIERKVAAHYARYPQDVERARRIADHLHTDDVVLPNGYRLTAEAFQSLGILLGGSEGSHRLHYLLEDAFVRTPQGPALSDAFREEAQGLLSYASHPLYALVHEAIYGQDTRPTAWSAERVRAEFPQFDVAKTLAGDGPLLFTGESIHPWMFDSDPALRPLRETADLLAARTDWTPLYDSARLAANEVPVAAAVYHDDMYVDTAHSLATARAIRGLRTWVTDEFEHDGVRAGGPRVLDRLLALTRDEA